In Patescibacteria group bacterium, a single window of DNA contains:
- a CDS encoding phosphoesterase: MIYFTADTHFGHTNIIKYCNRPFKSVDEMNESLIEEWNKVVGEDDTIYHLGDFSWDDIELVKSILKRLNGKKFFCFGSHDKHMSQLSGYFKEMKESFLIKTEEDQFIFLNHYIHKEWHLSHYGAWHLFGHSHGRMDDYAKEEGKLLDVGVDSHNFKPWSLDEVKKIMESRPLNFNDRRRFK; the protein is encoded by the coding sequence ATGATATATTTTACGGCAGATACTCATTTCGGCCACACCAATATTATTAAGTACTGCAATCGTCCTTTTAAAAGCGTGGACGAAATGAACGAATCTCTTATTGAGGAATGGAACAAAGTTGTAGGCGAGGATGATACCATTTATCATCTCGGAGATTTCAGTTGGGATGACATTGAATTGGTAAAAAGTATTTTGAAACGGCTCAACGGAAAAAAATTTTTCTGTTTCGGTTCTCATGATAAGCATATGTCTCAACTGTCCGGATATTTTAAAGAAATGAAAGAATCTTTTTTAATAAAAACTGAGGAAGACCAATTCATTTTTTTAAACCATTATATCCACAAAGAATGGCATCTGTCGCATTACGGAGCCTGGCATTTATTCGGACATTCTCATGGCAGAATGGATGATTACGCAAAAGAAGAAGGCAAGTTATTGGATGTAGGCGTTGATTCTCATAATTTCAAACCTTGGTCTCTTGATGAGGTTAAAAAAATTATGGAGAGCCGGCCATTGAATTTCAATGACCGAAGAAGATTTAAATAA